One Thauera sp. K11 DNA window includes the following coding sequences:
- a CDS encoding type II toxin-antitoxin system PrlF family antitoxin, producing MPEIHEIATLTSKGQITLPKPIRQALGVDAGGKVVFELREDGQIVVSRAEAEHEDPAIGAFLDLLAKDIETGRHVQGLPDDLARAMLAHAGHAISLDEEIDGDVVI from the coding sequence ATGCCCGAAATCCACGAAATTGCGACCCTGACCTCCAAGGGCCAGATCACCTTGCCGAAGCCGATCCGCCAGGCGCTGGGGGTCGATGCCGGCGGCAAGGTTGTGTTCGAGCTGCGTGAGGACGGCCAGATCGTCGTCAGCCGTGCGGAGGCGGAGCATGAAGACCCGGCCATCGGCGCCTTTCTGGATCTGCTGGCGAAGGACATCGAAACCGGTCGCCACGTTCAGGGGCTGCCGGACGATCTGGCGCGGGCCATGCTGGCGCATGCTGGCCACGCCATCAGCTTGGATGAGGAGATCGACGGCGACGTGGTGATCTGA
- the mobH gene encoding MobH family relaxase yields MLALFQRKRTAAAALPDAAENGKGLLRPESAATLLSTPRRQHLLEHIWQRTSLSRQQFAALYLTPLERYAELVQQFPASESHHHAYPGGMLDHGLEIVAYALKLRQSYLLPTGTTPEDQAAQSEAWTAATAYAALLHDLGKIAVDLHVELADGSTWHPWHGPLRQHYRFRYRPDRAYRLHSAASGLLYHRLLDREILDWLSGYAEAWSALLYVLAGQYEHAGVLGELVVQADRASVAQALGGDPARAMAAPKHALQRKLLEGLRYLLKEELKLNQPQASDGWLTQDALWLVSKTVSDKLRAHLLAQGIDGIPASNTAVFNVLQDHGMLQPTPGGKAIWRATVTSETGWSHTFTLLRLAPALIWESAERPAPFAGTVTVEPDNDTPTTSVPQSAFVPAPPQITPAGDGVDSLLELFGMPDAAPTAPGVEVRLTTPAIVATPPVLSPEDAPPPPSAATRFHATDDEGTPETPSGEHFVSWLRQSIMSRRLIINDAKALVHSVADTAYLVSPGVFQRYAHEHPQTARLAKQENLTDWQWIQKRFEKLQLHRRKGDGRNIWTCEVTGPRKSRRLHGYLLNSPREIFAEPPANNPYLKLLGDA; encoded by the coding sequence ATGCTTGCATTGTTCCAACGAAAACGCACCGCAGCGGCAGCGCTGCCGGATGCCGCGGAAAACGGCAAAGGGCTGCTGCGCCCGGAATCGGCCGCCACCCTGCTGTCGACACCACGCCGACAGCACCTGCTGGAACACATCTGGCAGCGCACGTCGCTGTCGCGCCAGCAGTTCGCGGCACTCTACCTCACCCCGCTGGAACGCTACGCCGAGCTGGTCCAGCAGTTCCCCGCCTCCGAGAGCCACCACCATGCCTATCCGGGGGGCATGCTGGACCATGGACTGGAAATCGTCGCCTACGCCTTGAAGCTGCGCCAGTCGTATCTGCTGCCCACCGGCACCACGCCCGAGGATCAGGCTGCGCAGTCCGAAGCCTGGACTGCGGCCACGGCCTACGCCGCCCTGCTGCACGACCTCGGCAAGATCGCCGTCGACCTGCACGTCGAACTGGCCGACGGCAGCACCTGGCACCCCTGGCACGGCCCCTTGCGGCAGCACTACCGCTTCCGCTATCGCCCGGACCGCGCGTACCGCCTGCACAGCGCAGCTTCCGGCCTGCTTTACCATCGGCTGCTGGACCGCGAGATCCTCGACTGGCTCAGCGGCTACGCCGAAGCCTGGTCGGCCCTCCTCTATGTGCTCGCGGGCCAGTACGAGCACGCCGGCGTGCTCGGCGAACTGGTCGTTCAGGCCGACCGCGCGTCGGTCGCCCAGGCACTCGGTGGCGATCCGGCCAGGGCGATGGCCGCGCCGAAGCATGCCCTGCAGCGCAAGCTGCTCGAAGGCCTGCGCTACCTGCTCAAGGAAGAACTGAAGCTCAACCAGCCCCAAGCCTCGGACGGCTGGCTGACCCAGGATGCCCTGTGGCTGGTGAGCAAGACCGTCTCCGACAAGCTGCGCGCCCACCTGCTGGCCCAGGGCATCGACGGCATTCCGGCCAGCAACACGGCCGTGTTCAACGTGCTGCAGGACCACGGCATGCTCCAGCCCACGCCCGGCGGCAAGGCGATCTGGCGAGCCACCGTCACTAGCGAGACGGGCTGGTCCCATACCTTCACGCTGCTGCGCCTGGCCCCGGCACTGATCTGGGAAAGCGCCGAGCGGCCGGCGCCGTTTGCCGGCACGGTGACGGTAGAACCCGACAACGACACGCCCACCACATCGGTGCCGCAATCGGCTTTCGTGCCAGCACCACCGCAGATAACGCCGGCCGGTGACGGCGTCGATAGCTTGCTGGAACTGTTCGGCATGCCCGACGCCGCTCCGACCGCACCTGGCGTGGAGGTCCGGCTGACGACGCCGGCCATCGTCGCCACACCGCCGGTACTGTCTCCGGAAGACGCACCTCCCCCTCCATCTGCCGCCACGCGATTTCATGCCACGGACGACGAAGGCACGCCGGAGACGCCTTCCGGCGAGCATTTCGTCTCCTGGCTGCGACAGAGCATCATGAGCCGCAGGCTCATCATCAACGACGCCAAGGCACTGGTGCACAGCGTGGCCGATACGGCCTACCTGGTCAGTCCAGGGGTGTTCCAGCGCTACGCCCATGAACACCCGCAGACCGCCCGCCTCGCCAAGCAGGAGAATCTGACCGATTGGCAGTGGATACAGAAACGCTTCGAGAAACTGCAACTGCACCGCAGGAAGGGCGACGGCCGGAACATCTGGACCTGCGAAGTCACGGGTCCGCGCAAATCCAGGCGGCTACACGGCTATCTGCTCAACTCGCCAAGGGAGATTTTCGCAGAGCCCCCCGCCAACAACCCGTACTTGAAACTGCTGGGAGATGCATAG
- a CDS encoding tyrosine-type recombinase/integrase — protein MALNLLTVRKIETAQAKPKAYTLRDGGSLFLRVQTNGSKLWWYRYRLGNVAQVYSIGMFPEVPLETARRERDWARSMVSEGRDPILEKRVKIANQVEQNEHTFETVARAWMASNLQWSDYYAHQVKTFLEKDVLPKVGKLPIGAIKASHLRPLIQGVVDRGAPTVAILIRQWCGQIFAYASAEGFCEHDPTALLKRSVKRPRVRHNPPLSWSEVPAFLNRLDEDGGYRTTVLALRLMALTYVRTVELRKAHWSEFDLDNAIWTIPSERMKMRQPHIVPLSKQAVAALRELHKLTGGGDVLFPSYRKPGQVMSATTLNKALERMGYAGRFSSHGFRSTATTLLGLLSYPENRVDLQLAHSKRKKDSSRAPYDHTKFLSSRKIIMQDWADILDALARGDEMEKIMDTFGPLSRRRTALLKVIERE, from the coding sequence ATGGCTCTCAATCTCCTCACCGTTCGTAAGATCGAGACGGCGCAGGCCAAGCCCAAGGCGTACACGCTCAGGGACGGCGGCAGCTTGTTCCTGCGCGTCCAGACGAACGGAAGCAAGCTCTGGTGGTATCGGTATCGCCTCGGGAACGTTGCGCAGGTTTACTCGATCGGCATGTTTCCCGAGGTGCCCCTGGAGACCGCACGGCGCGAGCGCGATTGGGCGCGCAGCATGGTCAGCGAAGGCCGTGACCCGATCTTGGAGAAGCGGGTCAAGATCGCCAATCAGGTCGAGCAGAATGAGCACACCTTTGAGACAGTTGCCCGTGCATGGATGGCGAGCAACCTGCAGTGGAGCGACTACTACGCCCATCAGGTGAAGACGTTCCTGGAGAAGGATGTGCTTCCCAAGGTCGGTAAGCTGCCGATTGGTGCCATCAAGGCATCTCACCTGCGGCCCCTCATTCAGGGCGTGGTGGACCGCGGCGCTCCTACCGTGGCGATCTTGATCAGGCAGTGGTGTGGCCAGATCTTCGCGTATGCGTCGGCGGAAGGGTTCTGCGAACACGACCCGACTGCGCTGCTCAAGCGTTCGGTCAAGCGTCCGAGGGTGCGGCACAACCCGCCGCTGTCGTGGTCCGAGGTACCGGCGTTTCTGAATCGCTTGGATGAAGATGGCGGATACAGGACTACTGTCCTGGCCTTGCGGCTGATGGCCTTGACCTACGTTCGTACCGTCGAACTGCGTAAGGCTCACTGGTCCGAGTTCGATCTCGACAATGCGATCTGGACCATCCCCAGCGAGCGAATGAAGATGCGTCAGCCGCACATCGTTCCGCTCTCGAAGCAAGCCGTCGCGGCGTTGAGGGAACTACACAAGCTGACTGGCGGTGGGGACGTCCTATTCCCGAGCTACCGGAAGCCCGGACAAGTGATGTCGGCCACGACGCTCAACAAGGCGCTGGAGCGCATGGGCTACGCCGGACGCTTTTCATCGCATGGCTTTCGCTCGACGGCGACCACGCTTCTTGGCTTGCTGAGCTACCCCGAGAATCGAGTGGACCTGCAACTGGCACACTCGAAGAGAAAGAAAGACTCGTCGCGCGCGCCCTACGATCACACCAAGTTTCTTTCGTCTCGGAAGATCATCATGCAGGACTGGGCGGATATCCTCGATGCGCTGGCCCGGGGTGATGAGATGGAGAAGATCATGGACACCTTTGGGCCGCTTTCAAGGCGGCGCACGGCCCTTCTGAAGGTCATCGAGCGAGAATAA
- a CDS encoding alkaline phosphatase D family protein has product METPNHDEGWRYERFALLPELDWVGVTEIEFEGTSRYLHIEAGLLPSAVADSTTYAGLDWASLGEGCRARLKCTPAAEGEFSFFLGSCRHRGFGPWRSGDQVFQTMLDEHLRNDSAFLILCGDQVYCDHPIGNLLPVLPAVHANRPPESLGGYFGKYRNDFALPNFRKVLRTLPVYMIFDDHEIRDNWAGYKYRARGASGPHEKWPRDTLEWGLRSYLAYQGSHSPVVSPFSKRRLAELASEDDLASHRWWYRFDWGCAQFMVLDTRSDRTEPGPPDAVLLGEEQMAALKEFVCEDTGCYKFVVSPVPIAPDTGSSSLKHVDTWRAYPEQRRELLDFIVEKAPIIPVFLSGDLHLSRVVSIRSTEMPSLYVPCVMSSALNWFIFGVQERGGPLGHLTGHLEDGPLPSTIDELKLRPRQREGPYFVTNETEALLYNNFVHVSVSADRLKVRTIRGNAKKQAGTWSFEIPRVRLENK; this is encoded by the coding sequence TTGGAAACTCCGAACCACGACGAGGGGTGGCGTTATGAACGGTTCGCCCTGCTCCCCGAACTCGACTGGGTGGGTGTGACCGAAATCGAATTTGAAGGGACGTCGCGTTACCTGCACATCGAGGCCGGGCTCCTGCCTTCGGCGGTGGCAGATTCGACTACGTATGCCGGCCTCGACTGGGCGTCGTTAGGCGAAGGTTGCCGGGCGAGGCTCAAGTGCACGCCTGCCGCAGAAGGCGAGTTCTCCTTCTTTCTCGGTTCCTGCCGCCATCGCGGGTTCGGCCCCTGGCGCAGCGGTGATCAAGTATTCCAGACCATGCTCGACGAGCACCTGCGCAACGACTCCGCTTTCTTGATCCTGTGCGGAGATCAGGTCTATTGCGACCATCCGATCGGCAATCTCCTGCCTGTCCTCCCCGCGGTTCATGCCAATAGACCGCCTGAATCACTCGGCGGCTACTTTGGCAAGTATCGAAATGACTTTGCTTTGCCGAATTTTCGTAAGGTTCTGCGCACCTTGCCCGTTTATATGATTTTCGATGATCATGAGATCCGCGATAACTGGGCGGGATACAAGTACCGTGCGCGTGGCGCTTCCGGTCCCCACGAGAAATGGCCGAGAGATACACTCGAATGGGGGCTGCGCAGTTACCTCGCATATCAAGGAAGCCATTCGCCAGTGGTGTCGCCTTTTAGCAAGCGAAGGCTTGCGGAGCTGGCATCCGAGGATGATCTTGCCTCGCATCGCTGGTGGTATCGGTTCGACTGGGGTTGCGCACAGTTCATGGTCCTCGATACACGTAGTGACCGCACCGAGCCCGGTCCGCCAGATGCCGTGCTTCTGGGCGAAGAGCAGATGGCAGCGCTCAAGGAGTTCGTCTGTGAGGATACCGGTTGCTACAAGTTCGTGGTGTCCCCAGTGCCGATTGCGCCTGATACGGGCAGCAGCAGCCTCAAGCATGTCGACACTTGGCGAGCCTACCCAGAACAACGTCGAGAACTGCTGGATTTCATTGTAGAGAAGGCGCCGATCATTCCGGTTTTCCTATCGGGAGATCTGCATCTCTCACGTGTCGTATCCATCCGAAGCACGGAGATGCCAAGCCTGTACGTGCCGTGCGTGATGTCGAGCGCACTGAACTGGTTCATTTTTGGCGTTCAGGAGCGTGGAGGTCCACTGGGACATCTTACAGGGCATCTCGAGGACGGGCCATTGCCCTCCACCATCGATGAACTGAAGCTACGCCCGCGACAGCGCGAAGGGCCGTACTTCGTGACGAATGAAACCGAGGCGCTGCTCTATAACAACTTCGTTCATGTAAGCGTCAGCGCCGACCGTCTGAAGGTGAGGACCATTCGCGGCAATGCAAAAAAACAGGCAGGAACGTGGTCGTTCGAAATTCCCAGGGTAAGACTTGAAAACAAATAG
- a CDS encoding DUF6880 family protein gives MLSKLITRSTLDHLAGSTAFRRGEEYFSVRAVGRLRATDDKITAKVEGTETYQVELWNDDGDLAYDCTCPRAADGYFCKHCVAVGLAWLADRASDEDHTAQSGKSKGKTKRRDPWREIKDFLGTQPQESLIELLLDVAQRDDRLYQSLLLKAEQVVGGGNVVQVFRRAIDEASSIHGFIDYREVGTFAGNIDQIATLLAELLKPDTAAVLVELAEYAIECVEHAMEQVDDSNGEIGCIVCRLGEMHLQACTMAKPDAIALAERLFRLETILPFGLCSFDAATYRSALGKKGLQRYRELVEAEWSKIKPRTDDKGYDARRAVITRIMERLAEASGDIDELVAIKSKDLSSSYRYLGIAETLAKAGRADDALEWAERGLKAFPDSPHNDLRDFLVAIYLKRERKDEALQLTWVQFEERPCLETFKKLHDVAGKLGLWPAQRERALAQLADLTAREAATTGGWKPKSSLPNYSLRVSIALWEEDLDAAWTAAHQGICDRNLLVTLGGKLESVRPEDAISLYRQVVPRIVDQTNNSAYYEGIQLIRKVGGLMKTLNQSRQFGDYLAELRVQFKPKRNFIKLVDDLARSTVAAK, from the coding sequence GTGCTCAGCAAGCTGATTACCCGTTCCACGCTGGATCATCTCGCGGGCAGTACCGCCTTCCGGCGTGGCGAGGAGTACTTTTCCGTCCGTGCAGTCGGTCGCTTGCGCGCCACCGATGACAAGATTACTGCCAAGGTTGAAGGCACCGAGACCTACCAGGTCGAGTTGTGGAATGACGACGGCGACCTAGCCTACGACTGTACCTGCCCGCGCGCCGCGGACGGCTATTTCTGCAAACACTGTGTCGCAGTAGGGCTGGCCTGGCTCGCGGATCGCGCATCGGATGAAGACCACACGGCACAATCAGGCAAAAGCAAAGGCAAGACCAAACGGCGCGACCCGTGGCGGGAAATCAAGGATTTTTTGGGTACGCAGCCGCAGGAATCTTTGATTGAACTTCTGCTGGATGTCGCCCAGCGCGATGACCGGCTCTACCAGTCGCTGTTGCTCAAGGCCGAACAGGTTGTTGGCGGTGGCAATGTGGTTCAGGTATTTCGGCGCGCAATCGATGAGGCGTCGAGCATCCATGGATTTATCGACTACCGCGAAGTTGGCACCTTCGCCGGCAATATCGACCAGATTGCAACTTTGCTGGCGGAACTGCTCAAGCCCGACACGGCAGCCGTGCTGGTGGAACTCGCCGAGTACGCCATTGAGTGCGTCGAGCATGCGATGGAGCAGGTCGACGACTCTAATGGCGAGATTGGCTGCATCGTCTGTCGCCTGGGCGAGATGCACCTCCAGGCTTGCACAATGGCCAAGCCGGATGCTATTGCACTGGCCGAGCGCTTGTTCCGCTTGGAAACAATCTTGCCTTTCGGCTTGTGCAGCTTTGATGCCGCGACGTACCGGAGTGCCCTCGGCAAAAAGGGCCTGCAACGCTATCGCGAACTGGTCGAGGCGGAGTGGAGCAAAATCAAACCGCGTACTGACGACAAAGGCTACGACGCCCGTCGGGCCGTAATCACCCGCATCATGGAACGCCTGGCCGAAGCCAGTGGCGACATCGATGAACTGGTGGCGATCAAGTCCAAGGATCTTTCGTCCAGCTATCGCTACCTCGGCATCGCCGAAACCCTGGCCAAGGCAGGTCGGGCAGACGATGCGCTGGAGTGGGCCGAACGCGGCCTCAAGGCCTTCCCGGATAGTCCGCACAACGATCTGCGCGATTTCCTAGTGGCGATCTACCTCAAGCGCGAGCGCAAGGACGAAGCCCTGCAACTAACCTGGGTCCAGTTCGAGGAACGTCCCTGCCTGGAAACCTTCAAGAAGCTGCACGATGTCGCCGGGAAACTCGGCCTCTGGCCAGCGCAGCGCGAGCGGGCGTTGGCCCAACTCGCCGACCTTACTGCCCGCGAGGCTGCGACGACCGGTGGCTGGAAACCCAAGTCTTCGCTGCCAAACTATTCCCTGCGGGTATCGATCGCCTTGTGGGAAGAGGACTTGGACGCGGCGTGGACGGCCGCTCACCAAGGTATTTGCGACCGCAACCTACTGGTCACTCTGGGTGGCAAGCTGGAGTCGGTTCGGCCGGAGGATGCCATCAGTCTTTACCGGCAAGTCGTTCCGAGGATCGTGGACCAAACCAATAACTCCGCCTACTACGAGGGCATCCAACTGATCCGCAAGGTGGGCGGATTGATGAAAACGCTGAATCAGTCACGGCAATTCGGTGACTATCTGGCCGAGTTGCGGGTGCAGTTCAAACCGAAGCGGAATTTCATCAAGTTGGTGGACGACCTTGCCCGCTCGACGGTAGCCGCGAAATGA
- a CDS encoding MBL fold metallo-hydrolase, whose translation MLIALLGAMHMFASPSLAPYDELMLPAAEPAPAELHARFFGVSTILFSDDETSIMIDGFFSRPSMLELAIQRIKPDGDRIARALDLGDVEKVNALLVAHSHHDHVLDSARVAQIVDATIFGSSSTKRIVEGQDLDGVRLEEVKAGARRIFGHFEIDFFESPHSPGVAPSGPIEGQFRMPARAWEFKAGESYAYRLRHPDGYVLIVPSANFLRGNFSNVCADVVFLGVGGLGKQRNEFVQEYWRETVGATGARTVILIHWDDFTRPLDEPLRAFPYFGDDLERTIERLKALATAEGRNIYLMPPFVPVALRPVVTAPACPRS comes from the coding sequence ATGCTGATTGCCCTGCTGGGGGCGATGCACATGTTTGCATCGCCTTCGCTGGCACCCTACGACGAACTGATGCTCCCTGCGGCGGAGCCGGCACCGGCGGAACTACACGCGCGTTTCTTCGGAGTCTCGACGATTCTATTTAGTGACGACGAGACATCGATCATGATTGATGGCTTCTTTTCCCGTCCAAGCATGCTGGAGTTGGCGATACAGAGGATCAAACCGGATGGCGATAGAATTGCCCGTGCGCTCGATTTGGGAGATGTCGAGAAAGTGAATGCACTCTTGGTTGCGCATTCACATCATGACCATGTGCTCGATTCGGCACGAGTGGCGCAAATCGTCGATGCAACTATCTTCGGCTCATCATCGACGAAGAGGATCGTCGAGGGGCAGGATCTCGATGGGGTTCGATTAGAGGAAGTCAAAGCGGGGGCACGCCGGATCTTCGGTCACTTTGAGATCGATTTCTTCGAGTCGCCACACTCGCCGGGGGTGGCACCGTCGGGACCGATAGAGGGGCAATTCCGTATGCCCGCCCGCGCCTGGGAATTCAAGGCGGGGGAGAGCTACGCTTATCGGTTGCGCCATCCGGACGGATACGTCCTTATCGTTCCAAGTGCGAATTTCTTGCGTGGCAATTTCTCGAACGTGTGTGCCGACGTGGTGTTCCTTGGTGTCGGAGGGCTTGGCAAGCAACGGAATGAATTCGTGCAGGAATACTGGCGTGAGACGGTGGGCGCAACCGGTGCGAGAACCGTGATCCTGATTCATTGGGACGATTTCACCCGTCCTCTGGATGAGCCGCTGCGTGCCTTTCCCTATTTTGGCGATGACTTGGAGCGGACCATAGAGCGGCTCAAGGCGCTTGCGACGGCGGAGGGGAGAAATATCTATCTGATGCCGCCATTTGTGCCGGTGGCGCTGCGTCCGGTGGTCACGGCGCCGGCCTGCCCCAGATCCTAG
- a CDS encoding AIPR family protein, translating to MKDTVLESYLHSFAEQYEISSLKDDEKFEHFVNFCIVSKQYPRNFDFEDASLGGGDDAGLDGAAVIINGIFVTTPEQVREVAKRNGYLDVDFYLIQSKSSSKFKGDQVGTFLFGVKSLFDEAPSMPENDSIQKLRRIREAVYELSIQFTKLPSLNMYFVTTGEWKDPDPIRGRAARELRELGQRKMLSNQDLHFIDADKLKSIFRELQRRVVKEIRLDYQTALPEMDGVTRSFLGALRAKDFVLLLSDDEGNLQKSLFYDNVRDFQGHNAVNREIHETLSNPVKQTRLALLNNGVTIISKQIEQIGSKLKLSDFQVVNGCQTSNIVFEQRAILSEQTYVPVKIIETNDPDIITEVVEATNSQTEVKREAFESLRPFHKELEEYYNSRTKKSAFPIYYERRSKQYQHLPAIKPNHVITLAAQVKAYVATFLRQPHSNHRYYGELLDSYREKLFVAEHDPIGYYTSSLLFQRISHLFENRRIDRKYKDYKFHLMLLITSANVRTQALSGKEFNAQCEASLTAFDDRNRLLDFVTDATKRLDSVLAKSKLSSEVAVRSKEFTNLLVPNASKASAV from the coding sequence ATGAAAGACACCGTCCTAGAGTCCTATCTGCATAGTTTTGCCGAGCAATACGAGATATCCAGTCTTAAAGATGACGAGAAGTTCGAGCACTTTGTGAACTTCTGCATTGTCTCGAAGCAGTATCCGCGCAATTTCGATTTCGAAGATGCTTCTTTAGGTGGAGGCGATGACGCCGGATTGGATGGTGCTGCCGTGATCATCAATGGCATCTTCGTAACAACACCTGAACAGGTGCGCGAAGTGGCAAAGCGGAATGGCTATCTGGATGTTGACTTTTATTTGATACAGTCAAAATCCTCGTCCAAATTCAAGGGCGATCAAGTTGGAACGTTTCTATTCGGTGTCAAGAGTCTGTTTGATGAAGCTCCTTCGATGCCGGAGAACGACAGTATTCAGAAATTGCGGCGGATTAGGGAGGCGGTGTATGAGCTCTCTATTCAGTTTACCAAGTTGCCGTCACTAAATATGTACTTTGTAACAACCGGTGAATGGAAGGATCCGGATCCTATTCGAGGAAGAGCCGCACGCGAACTGAGAGAGCTTGGGCAGCGGAAGATGCTAAGCAATCAAGACTTGCACTTCATCGATGCAGACAAATTGAAATCCATTTTTCGAGAATTACAGCGGCGAGTGGTTAAGGAAATTCGTCTGGACTATCAGACAGCACTGCCTGAGATGGATGGGGTGACTCGTTCTTTTCTTGGCGCTCTTCGTGCCAAGGATTTTGTTTTGCTTCTAAGTGACGACGAAGGGAATCTGCAAAAGAGCCTCTTCTATGACAATGTTCGTGATTTTCAAGGCCACAATGCTGTCAATCGTGAGATTCATGAAACGCTCTCCAATCCGGTAAAGCAGACGAGACTTGCCCTTCTCAATAATGGCGTGACTATAATATCAAAACAAATCGAGCAAATTGGAAGCAAGCTGAAGTTATCTGACTTCCAGGTTGTTAATGGATGTCAAACTAGCAATATCGTTTTCGAGCAGCGTGCTATTCTGTCGGAGCAAACATATGTCCCAGTCAAGATAATTGAGACAAACGATCCTGATATTATTACTGAGGTTGTTGAGGCGACGAACAGCCAAACAGAGGTTAAGCGTGAAGCCTTTGAGTCACTGAGGCCGTTCCACAAAGAGCTGGAAGAATATTATAATTCTAGAACTAAGAAATCAGCATTTCCGATCTATTACGAGCGTAGATCGAAGCAATATCAGCATCTTCCGGCCATCAAGCCAAATCATGTGATTACGCTTGCCGCCCAGGTTAAGGCTTATGTTGCAACGTTTCTGCGGCAGCCACATAGCAATCATCGATACTACGGCGAACTTCTCGATAGCTATAGAGAGAAGCTTTTTGTCGCAGAGCATGATCCAATTGGTTATTACACCAGCTCTCTGCTATTTCAGCGCATTAGTCACCTATTCGAGAATAGGCGGATCGATCGGAAATATAAGGATTATAAGTTTCATCTGATGCTCTTGATTACGAGTGCTAACGTCCGTACTCAGGCGCTTAGCGGCAAAGAGTTCAATGCCCAGTGCGAGGCGTCATTGACGGCTTTTGATGATCGAAATCGCCTACTAGACTTTGTTACTGACGCGACCAAGCGGCTCGATTCCGTTTTAGCGAAGTCAAAATTGAGTAGTGAGGTTGCGGTTCGAAGCAAAGAATTCACTAATCTGCTGGTGCCGAACGCGAGCAAGGCTAGTGCCGTTTAG
- a CDS encoding RNA-binding domain-containing protein codes for MALPININDLLIGKPVEWERLEFKAGWNPEAVLHTLCAFANDINNLGGGYILIGVAESNGRPVLPPAGIDPEQIDAIQKELLNLGFSAIAPYYHPIAVPVEIEGRHVLVLWALGGPTRPYKAKTSLGKDSRDYAYYVRKGSSTIRAKGADEAELMSLAATVPHDDRVNQQARVESFSRELMQDYLQQVGSDLARQAPNLSLLELGRQMGVIGGPDEAPFPLNVGLMMFNPEPWRFFPAMQIDIVWFPKEGPGGNKFSEKIFKGPIPRMTRDALDYIKRNLITETVTKHHGRAEATRVENFPYDAIEEAVVNAVYHRGYDTREPIEVRIERNELFVISYPGPDRSVRLEQLRAGRARPRRYRNRRIGEFLKELEFTEGRATGIPKILEAMEKNGSPPAEFEFDEDHSYFMVRLPIHPAALEVAASAAGEATSPAGPESRPESRPESEAEWRFRPEWRAEWGPESIHHRIMAAIAHTPLGRSEIAQSLGHKSVSGAAKQAIADLMEVGLVEYTLPEKPNSRLQKYRGTDNRTGVQSRKGGA; via the coding sequence ATGGCGCTCCCCATCAACATCAACGACCTCCTTATCGGCAAGCCCGTCGAATGGGAGCGTCTCGAATTCAAGGCCGGATGGAACCCTGAGGCGGTTCTGCACACGCTCTGTGCCTTTGCCAATGACATCAACAATCTGGGCGGCGGCTACATCCTGATCGGCGTTGCGGAGAGCAATGGGCGTCCGGTTCTGCCGCCGGCAGGGATCGATCCCGAGCAAATCGACGCCATCCAGAAGGAACTGTTGAACCTCGGCTTCAGTGCAATTGCACCGTACTACCATCCCATCGCCGTTCCGGTTGAAATCGAGGGGCGGCATGTTCTCGTGCTCTGGGCTTTGGGCGGGCCGACTCGTCCCTACAAGGCGAAAACCAGTCTGGGCAAGGACAGCCGGGACTATGCCTATTACGTCCGCAAGGGTTCCAGCACCATTCGCGCCAAGGGGGCGGATGAAGCCGAGCTGATGTCGTTGGCGGCCACCGTTCCCCACGACGACCGCGTCAACCAGCAGGCCAGGGTGGAAAGTTTCTCCCGCGAGTTGATGCAGGACTATCTGCAACAGGTGGGCAGCGATTTGGCCAGGCAGGCGCCCAATCTTTCGTTGCTCGAACTCGGCCGGCAGATGGGGGTTATCGGCGGGCCGGACGAAGCGCCGTTCCCGCTCAATGTCGGCCTGATGATGTTCAACCCCGAGCCCTGGCGTTTCTTTCCGGCCATGCAGATCGACATTGTCTGGTTCCCCAAGGAAGGGCCGGGCGGCAACAAATTTTCGGAAAAAATATTCAAAGGTCCGATACCCCGCATGACCCGGGATGCGCTCGATTACATCAAGCGCAACCTGATTACCGAAACCGTCACCAAGCATCACGGGCGAGCCGAAGCCACCCGCGTCGAAAACTTCCCCTACGACGCCATCGAAGAAGCGGTCGTCAATGCGGTCTATCATCGGGGATACGACACGCGCGAACCCATCGAGGTCCGCATCGAGCGCAATGAACTGTTCGTCATCAGCTATCCGGGGCCGGATCGTTCAGTGCGGCTGGAGCAATTGCGTGCCGGTCGTGCCCGGCCACGACGCTACCGCAATCGCCGCATCGGTGAATTCCTGAAGGAACTGGAATTCACCGAAGGCCGTGCCACCGGCATCCCCAAGATTTTGGAAGCCATGGAGAAGAATGGCTCGCCGCCGGCCGAGTTCGAGTTCGACGAAGATCATAGTTACTTCATGGTGCGCCTGCCGATCCATCCGGCGGCGCTGGAAGTGGCGGCGTCTGCAGCAGGGGAAGCAACGTCACCGGCCGGGCCAGAGTCGAGGCCAGAGTCGAGGCCAGAGTCGGAGGCCGAATGGCGCTTCCGGCCTGAGTGGCGGGCAGAGTGGGGGCCCGAGTCGATCCATCACCGAATTATGGCGGCAATCGCTCACACCCCCTTGGGCCGCTCAGAAATTGCGCAGTCCCTGGGCCACAAATCGGTTTCAGGTGCAGCCAAGCAAGCCATCGCTGACCTCATGGAAGTGGGCCTGGTCGAATATACCTTGCCGGAAAAACCCAATAGTCGCCTGCAAAAATATCGTGGGACTGATAACAGAACGGGCGTTCAGTCCAGAAAGGGCGGAGCATAA